The Naumovozyma dairenensis CBS 421 chromosome 1, complete genome genome includes a region encoding these proteins:
- the SPP381 gene encoding U4/U6-U5 snRNP complex subunit SPP381 (similar to Saccharomyces cerevisiae SPP381 (YBR152W); ancestral locus Anc_3.112): MSSNNDATGSRTTLPTKSVQQEKVASELENISSSSETSSSEESDSSDDEIVLHRPVFLNRKSSRKGDEEDTKKSNGNKKLKIDDGTSKAKLLKERAEAANRLLDTQNRMKLIVDSNYSTDQDILRRTLLLNDDDSIDPEGEKELWIVRRNERIQRHREKLIAKQLELEEYETNKMLNSK, encoded by the coding sequence AtgtcttcaaataatgacgCTACTGGGTCTAGGACGACTTTGCCTACAAAATCTGTACAACAGGAAAAGGTAGCTTCTGAACTTGAAAACATCTCCAGTAGTTCTGAAACCAGCAGTTCTGAGGAAAGTGATAGCAGTGATGACGAAATAGTGTTACATAGACCGGTATTCTTAAATCGCAAGAGCAGTCGTAAaggtgatgaagaagatactAAAAAGTCTAatggaaacaaaaaattgaagattgACGATGGTACATCAAAAGCAAAACTTTTGAAGGAAAGAGCAGAAGCAGCTAATAGATTACTTGATACCCAAAACcgaatgaaattaattgtGGATTCAAATTATAGTACAGACCAAGATATTTTGAGAAGAACATTGCTCttgaatgatgatgattcaaTTGACCCCGAAGGTGAAAAGGAACTTTGGATCGTGAGACGTAATGAGAGGATTCAAAGGCATAGAGAAAAGCTGATAGCTAAACAACTAGAGTTAGAAGAATATGAGACAAATAAGATGCTAAACTCTAAATGA
- the MAK5 gene encoding ATP-dependent RNA helicase (similar to Saccharomyces cerevisiae MAK5 (YBR142W); ancestral locus Anc_3.122), which translates to MDDLEDGELSSAASSDNEGGEAEEEQQEQQEEEEKDEDDDGGERKADELESNVFNADVDVDDLAPIDLPEWTNLAKFSLTILQGLQSLGFTKPTAIQAKAIPYALENADIMGKASTGSGKTLAYGIPILENLIKTAKKDSSQTDGIKNKPIALIFTPTRELAQQVTKHLQNISQLFLKNSPYAILSLTGGLSIQKQERLLKYDNSGKIVIATPGRFLELLEKNNDLIERFCQIDTLVLDEADRLLQDGHFDEFEKILKYLGQKRKELKLKKANQYWQTMIYSATFSIDLFDKLANSSWKSNKKIKQYENEMETVLHHLMNKIHFQSKPIIIDMNPDQKISSQIKESLIECAPTERDLYCYYFITMYPGSTLIFCNAIESVKKLSAMLNILKISSFQIHSSMTQKNRLKNLEKYQQQALVNTPLGKPTVLIASDVAARGLDIPDIKHVIHYHLPRSADVYIHRSGRTARADNEGVSVMVCSPQEAMGPLRKLRKVLADKSGSSKSFKNKKWQKTVPLLPIEIDIVSQLRERSKLASELADHDMASSSLRKDDNWMKKAADDLGIDIDSDEEDKDSILHRSKTKKQNKTMDKDKTKYMRAQLNELLRQPLRKDMRKKYLTGGLFNLADDLVKKRGHDTIIGFNKVDALETLKAKKNKRQKK; encoded by the coding sequence ATGGATGATTTGGAAGATGGTGAATTAAGCTCAGCTGCTTCTTCTGATAACGAGGGTGGGGAAGCGGAAGAGGAGCAACAGGAGCAAcaggaagaagaagagaaagatGAAGACGACGATGGCGGAGAACGAAAGGCTGATGAGCTAGAAAGCAATGTCTTTAATGCTGATGTTGATGTAGATGACTTGGCTCCCATCGATTTACCTGAATGGACTAACTTAgctaaattttcattaactATATTACAGGGTTTACAAAGTTTAGGATTTACCAAACCAACAGCCATTCAAGCTAAGGCAATTCCATATGCTCTTGAGAACGCCGATATAATGGGTAAGGCATCTACCGGTTCAGGTAAGACTTTAGCATATGGTATCCcaattttggaaaacttAATTAAGACAGCTAAAAAAGATAGCTCTCAGACAGATGggataaaaaataaaccaaTCGCATTAATCTTTACGCCAACAAGAGAATTGGCTCAACAGGTTACCAaacatttacaaaatataagTCAactatttttgaaaaattcaccATACgcaattttatcattaacaGGTGGTTTGTCTAttcaaaaacaagaaagattattgaaatatgaTAATAGTGGTAAAATAGTGATTGCTACGCCTGGTAGATTCttagaattattagaaaaaaacaatgatttaattgaaaGATTCTGTCAAATTGATACCTTAGTATTAGATGAAGCAGATAGATTATTGCAAGATGGTCATTTCGATGAATTTGAGAAAATTCTGAAATACTTAGGTCAAAAACgtaaagaattaaaattaaagaaagcCAATCAATATTGGCAGACAATGATTTATTCAGcaactttttcaattgatctATTTGATAAGTTAGCCAATTCATCATGGAAATCGAACAAGAAGATTAAAcaatatgaaaatgaaatggaaACTGTTTTGCATCATCTGATGAATAAAATTCATTTCCAATCTAAACCAATTATAATAGATATGAATCCAGATCAAAAGATTAGTTCGCAAATTAAAGAATCGCTAATAGAATGTGCACCAACTGAGCGTGAtttatattgttattatttcatcACCATGTATCCAGGATCAACATTAATCTTCTGTAATGCCATTGAATCagtaaagaaattaagCGCCATGTTAaacattttaaaaatatcttcattcCAAATACATTCATCAATGACTCAAAAGAACCGtctaaaaaatttggaaaaatatcaacaacaaGCTCTGGTAAATACTCCATTGGGGAAACCAACAGTATTGATTGCTAGTGATGTTGCTGCAAGAGGATTGGATATTCCCGATATTAAACATGtcattcattatcatttacCTCGTTCAGCAGACGTTTATATTCATAGATCTGGTAGAACGGCTCGTGCAGACAATGAAGGTGTATCAGTTATGGTGTGTTCACCACAAGAAGCTATGGGCCCATTGAGGAAATTAAGAAAAGTTTTGGCAGATAAAAGCGGTAGTAGTAAAAGCTTtaagaacaagaaatgGCAGAAGACTGTTCCATTGTTACCCATTGAGATTGATATTGTTTCTCAATTGAGAGAAAGGTCAAAATTGGCGAGTGAACTGGCTGATCATGATATggcttcttcatctttaagAAAAGATGATAATTGGATGAAGAAAGCTGCCGATGACCTAGGTATCGATATCGAttcagatgaagaagataaagataGTATATTACATAGAAGTAAAACGAAGAagcaaaacaaaacaatgGATAAAGATAAGACGAAATATATGAGAGCACAACTAAATGAGCTTTTGAGACAACCTTTACGTAAGGATATGAGAAAAAAGTATTTGACAGGTGGTCTGTTTAATTTAGCTGATGATTTAGTAAAGAAAAGAGGACATGATACTATCATTGGGTTTAATAAAGTTGATGCTCTTGAGACATTAAAAGctaagaaaaataaaagacaGAAGAAGTAA
- the ADH5 gene encoding alcohol dehydrogenase ADH5 (similar to Saccharomyces cerevisiae ADH5 (YBR145W) and ADH1 (YOL086C); ancestral locus Anc_3.118) translates to MSAPVIPKTQKAVIFETNGGKLEYKDIPVPVPKSTEILINVKYSGVCHTDLHAWKGDWPLATKLPLVGGHEGAGIVVQVGENVQGWKVGDLAGIKWLNGSCMACEYCELGNESNCPNADLSGYTHDGSFQQYATADAVQAARIPQGTDLAEVAPVLCAGITVYKALKSANLRAGEWVAISGAAGGLGSLAVQYAKAMGYRILGIDGGEEKEKLFRELGGEIFIDFTKTKDIVGDIIKATNGGAHGVINVSVSEAAIGASTEYCRANGTVVLVGLPRDAKCKSDVFNQVVKSISIVGSYVGNRADTREALDFFSRGLVKSPIHIAPLSDLPEIFGKMEKGQIVGRYVVDTSK, encoded by the coding sequence atgtctGCTCCAGTTATCCCAAAAACCCAAAAAGCTGTTATCTTCGAAACCAACGGTGGTAAATTAGAATACAAAGATATTCCAGTCCCAGTTCCAAAGTCTACTGAAATCTTGATCAATGTTAAGTACTCTGGTGTCTGTCACACTGATTTACACGCCTGGAAGGGTGACTGGCCATTAGCCACCAAGTTACCATTAGTCGGTGGTCACGAAGGTGCTGGTATTGTTGTCCAAGTCGGTGAAAACGTCCAAGGTTGGAAAGTCGGTGACTTAGCCGGTATTAAATGGTTAAACGGTTCTTGTATGGCCTGTGAATACTGTGAATTAGGTAACGAATCTAACTGTCCTAACGCTGATTTGTCCGGTTACACTCACGATGGTTCTTTCCAACAATACGCTACTGCTGATGCCGTTCAAGCTGCCAGAATCCCACAAGGTACTGATTTGGCTGAAGTTGCTCCAGTTTTATGTGCTGGTATCACTGTCTACAAGGCTTTGAAATCCGCTAACTTGAGAGCTGGTGAATGGGTTGCCATTTCCGGTGCTGCTGGTGGTTTAGGTTCCTTAGCTGTCCAATACGCCAAGGCTATGGGTTACAGAATCTTGGGTATTGACGGTGgtgaagaaaaggaaaaattattcagAGAATTAGGTGGTGAAATCTTCATTGACTTCACTAAGACCAAGGACATTGTCGGTGACATCATCAAGGCTACCAACGGTGGTGCTCACGGTGTTATCAACGTTTCCGTCTCTGAAGCTGCTATCGGTGCTTCCACTGAATACTGTAGAGCTAACGGTACTGTCGTCTTAGTCGGTTTACCACGTGATGCTAAGTGTAAGTCTGATGTCTTCAACCAAGTCGTCAAGTCTATCTCCATTGTCGGTTCTTACGTCGGTAACAGAGCTGATACTAGAGAAGCTTTGGACTTCTTCTCCAGAGGTTTAGTCAAGTCTCCAATCCACATTGCCCCATTATCTGACTTACCAGAAATTTTCGGCAAGATGGAAAAGGGTCAAATTGTTGGTAGATATGTTGTTGACACCTCCAAATAA
- the RIB7 gene encoding 2,5-diamino-6-(ribosylamino)-4(3H)-pyrimidinone 5'-phosphate reductase (similar to Saccharomyces cerevisiae RIB7 (YBR153W); ancestral locus Anc_3.113) yields the protein MSILPLRTELIPFLNPYLPASPVKNGKVSVTLTYAQSIDAKISKGPGIRTAISHAETKSMTHYLRYHHDAILVGSGTALADDPGLNCKWVPANNNYTKSFDNSPRPIILDTKQKWSFKGSKMYDLFMAKEGKSPIVIVTKAPTKEEEYVSYLVCPSDPTTGYVDWKELLQRLNNEYGINSVMIEGGANVIQQLLTKPDIVDNLIVTIGSIYLGKSGVGVSPDNSVELTDIDWWKGTTDTIMCARLSS from the coding sequence ATGTCAATTTTACCATTAAGAACGGAATTGATACCCTTTCTGAATCCATATCTACCTGCATCGCCTGTAAAGAATGGGAAGGTATCTGTCACTTTAACTTATGCTCAATCCATAGATgcaaaaatatcaaaagGACCTGGTATAAGAACTGCGATATCACATGCtgaaacaaaatcaatgaCACATTACTTACGATATCATCATGATGCAATATTGGTTGGCAGTGGAACTGCTCTTGCTGATGATCCTGGCTTGAATTGTAAATGGGTTCCTGCAAATAACAATTACACGAAGTCTTTTGACAACTCTCCAAGACCGATTATATTGGATACTAAACAAAAATGGAGCTTTAAAGGTTCAAAGATGTATGATCTATTTATGGCAAAGGAAGGTAAATCACCAATCGTGATAGTAACCAAAGCTCCtactaaagaagaagaatatgtTAGCTATTTGGTATGCCCGTCTGATCCCACAACGGGCTATGTAGATTGGAAAGAATTATTGCAAAGACtgaataatgaatatgGAATAAATTCTGTAATGATAGAAGGAGGTGCAAATGTTATTCAACAACTATTGACAAAGCCAGATATAGTTGACAACTTGATCGTTACTATTGGTTCGATATATTTAGGGAAATCCGGAGTGGGAGTCAGCCCTGATAATTCTGTTGAACTTACTGACATTGACTGGTGGAAAGGTACTACAGATACAATTATGTGTGCTCGACTTTCCTCATAG
- the APD1 gene encoding Apd1p (similar to Saccharomyces cerevisiae APD1 (YBR151W); ancestral locus Anc_3.110) produces the protein MNVLGLFKGNKDANAIDQEALTEIEKHIPVTTTPIGIHDPVSDDDSVCSGGCHSDDEDVKRGEEIFQKLKIDKETPLLNTSKTPKIHFIVPTSQIDWQFDACNEKEDSVQYKINKWCNDHMDEYSNVGEGQTLTCSVTSLPKNIMDIEVMKGTKNNVLVLPFFVWIKDLRSENVNDVLDDLVPKLLKHDIDRDQLLREREYLSLAREKAFVFICSHTTRDKRCGVTAPYLCKTFEKLLRPHGLYRDNSDFRPDGVNIAFINHVGGHKYAGNVQIYLKREHTLIWLGRITPKNVGTIIENVLVPDVATLPLPDKVRCIRKYEAW, from the coding sequence ATGAATGTATTAGGTCTATTCAAGGGAAACAAAGATGCCAATGCCATTGACCAAGAAGCACTGACTGAAATAGAAAAGCACATACCTGTCACGACAACGCCAATTGGTATACACGATCCAGTGTCTGACGATGACTCAGTCTGTTCAGGAGGTTGTCattctgatgatgaagatgtgAAAAGAGGAGAAgaaatctttcaaaaattgaaaattgataaagagACTCCATTATTAAATACATCCAAGACTCCCAAGATCCATTTCATTGTACCCACTTCTCAAATTGATTGGCAATTCGATGCTTGTAATGAAAAGGAGGATTCTGttcaatataaaattaataaatggtGTAACGATCATATGGATGAATATTCTAATGTTGGTGAAGGTCAAACTTTAACTTGTAGTGTCACTTCATTACCTAAAAATATTATGGATATTGAAGTTATGAAAGGAACCAAGAATAATGTCTTGGTGCTACCATTCTTCGTTTGGATTAAAGATTTGAGGTCTGAAAATGTTAATGATGTTCTTGATGATTTGGTtccaaaattattgaagcATGATATTGATAGAGATCAATTGTTAAGGGAAAGAGAGTATTTGTCATTAGCTAGAGAAAAGGCATTTGTCTTTATATGTTCACATACAACCAGAGATAAAAGATGTGGAGTGACAGCTCCATATCTGTGTaaaacatttgaaaaactACTTCGTCCACATGGATTATATAGAGATAATTCTGATTTCAGACCTGACGGTGTAAATATTGCGTTCATTAACCATGTTGGAGGTCACAAATATGCGGGAAATGTGcaaatatatttgaaaaggGAACATACTCTTATTTGGTTAGGACGAATTACCCCAAAAAATGTTGGCACCATTATAGAAAATGTTTTAGTTCCAGACGTTGCTACATTACCCTTGCCAGATAAAGTGAGGTGTATAAGGAAATATGAAGCATGGTAA
- the MRPS9 gene encoding mitochondrial 37S ribosomal protein uS9m (similar to Saccharomyces cerevisiae MRPS9 (YBR146W); ancestral locus Anc_3.117) gives MLIRQLITRRVCSPLLWNNKTCFSRSFTVSGFSNDYHKNTEAIDPYKRVVPKLSTFYSANPIHEDVINRLESLLRKYIKLPTIKSQPSSQLQQKRTSWLSFEDYALIGGGTRLKPIHYTHLLTLLNRLNNIDPQLTNDEIKMNYLISNKKSSIQANQNVIKTLDELGRSVAIGRRKAASAKVYVVRGQGDILVNGRQLNDYFVELKDRDSIMYPLRVIDSVGKYNIFATTSGGGPTGQAEAIMHAIGKALVVFNPLLKSRLHKSGVLSRDYRHVERKKPGKRKARKMPMWVKR, from the coding sequence ATGCTTATCAGGCAGCTAATAACTAGGAGAGTTTGCTCTCCCTTGTTATGGAATAATAAGACATGTTTTTCGAGATCTTTTACTGTCTCAGGATTCTCAAATGACTATCATAAAAATACAGAAGCTATAGACCCCTATAAACGTGTTGTTCCTAAACTTTCTACGTTTTATTCTGCGAATCCAATCCATGAAGACGTGATTAATAGACTAGAAAGTCTTTTAcgtaaatatataaaactTCCCACTATTAAATCACAACCGAGTTCACAGCTGCAACAAAAGAGAACTTCATGGTTGTCGTTTGAAGATTATGCTTTAATCGGAGGTGGGACAAGATTAAAGCCAATACATTATACTCATCTATTAACGCTTTTAAACAGgttgaataatattgatCCACAATTGACTAATGAcgaaataaaaatgaattatcttatttctaataaaaaaagttCAATTCAAGCAAATCAAAATGTAATCAAAACGTTAGATGAACTGGGGAGAAGTGTAGCCATTGGTAGAAGGAAGGCTGCTTCGGCAAAAGTATATGTGGTAAGGGGTCAAGGAGATATCCTAGTCAACGGTCGTCAACTGAATGATTACTTTGTCGAATTAAAGGATAGGGATTCCATTATGTATCCATTACGTGTCATTGATTCTGTCGgtaaatataatatctttGCGACTACCTCTGGTGGAGGTCCAACGGGACAAGCTGAAGCTATAATGCATGCTATTGGTAAGGCATTGGTTGTATTTAATCCGTTATTGAAATCGAGATTACATAAATCTGGAGTGTTAAGTAGAGATTATAGACACGTTGAGAGAAAGAAACCTGGTAAGAGGAAGGCCAGAAAGATGCCTATGTGGGTCAAGAGATAG
- the SUP45 gene encoding translation termination factor eRF1 (similar to Saccharomyces cerevisiae SUP45 (YBR143C); ancestral locus Anc_3.121) has protein sequence METDAEKNIEIWKVKKLITSLQKARGNGTSMISLVIPPKGQIALTQKMLTDEYGTASNIKSRVNRLSVLSAITSTQQKLKLYNKLPPNGLVLYCGDIITEDGKEKKVTFDIEPYKPINTSLYLCDNKFHTEVLSELLEADDKFGFIVMDGQGTLFGLLAGNSRTVLHKFTVDLPKKHGRGGQSAVRFARLREEKRHNYIRKVAEVAVQNFITNDKVNVKGLVLAGSADFKTDLAKSELFDPRLSAKVVQIVDISYGGENGFNQAIELSAEALSNVKFVQEKKLLDSYFDEISQDTGKFCYGIDDTLKALDLGAVETLIVHENLDTVRYIFKNSEDEEVIKFVKPNQKDKSYVMDKATGKETEAVSDKPLVEWLAEHYKEFGATLEFITDKSSEGAQFVTGFGGIGGLLRYKVNFEQLADDSDDEYYDEDEEESDYDFI, from the coding sequence ATGGAAACTGACGCAGAAAAGAACattgaaatttggaaagtcaagaaattaattaCCTCTTTACAAAAGGCAAGAGGTAATGGTACGTCCATGATTTCTTTGGTCATCCCACCAAAGGGTCAAATTGCATTGACACAAAAGATGTTGACTGATGAATATGGTACTGcatcaaatattaaatcaaGAGTTAACCGTCTTTCTGTCTTATCAGCCATTACCTCCACACAACAAAAACTGAAATTATACAATAAACTACCACCAAACGGGTTAGTGCTGTACTGTGGGGATATCATCACTGAAGATggtaaagaaaagaaagttaCATTCGATATCGAACCATACAAACCTATAAATACTTCCTTATATTTATgtgataataaattccaTACTGAAGTTTTATCTGAATTGTTAGAAGCTGATGATAAGTTTGGGTTCATCGTTATGGATGGGCAAGGTACTTTATTCGGTCTTCTTGCAGGTAATTCAAGAACAGTCTTACATAAATTCACAGTGGATTTACCAAAGAAGCACGGTAGAGGTGGTCAATCCGCTGTTCGTTTTGCTCGTttaagagaagaaaagagacATAATTATATCAGAAAAGTTGCAGAAGTCGCTGTGcaaaatttcattactaATGATAAAGTGAACGTTAAGGGGTTAGTGTTAGCTGGTTCTGCTGATTTCAAGACTGATTTAGCTAAATCAGAATTATTCGATCCAAGATTGTCCGCCAAAGTTGTTcaaattgttgatatttCCTATGGTGGTGAAAACGGGTTCAATCAAGCCATCGAACTTTCCGCTGAAGCTTTGTCTAATGTCAAGTTTgttcaagaaaagaaactatTAGATAGTTACTTCGATGAAATATCTCAAGATACTGGTAAATTCTGTTACGGTATTGATGATACTTTGAAGGCGTTAGATCTTGGTGCAGTTGAAACTTTGATTGTTCACGAAAATTTGGATACTGTAAGATATATCTTCAAGAAttctgaagatgaagaagttaTTAAGTTCGTTAAACCAAATCAAAAAGATAAATCATATGTAATGGATAAAGCCACAGGTAAAGAAACGGAAGCTGTGTCTGATAAACCTCTTGTCGAATGGTTAGCAGAACATTATAAAGAATTCGGTGCCACTCTAGAGTTCATTACAGATAAGTCTTCAGAAGGTGCCCAATTTGTCACTGGTTTCGGTGGTATCGGTGGTCTTTTACGTTATAAGGTTAACTTCGAGCAATTAGCTGATGATTCTGATGACGAATattatgatgaagatgaagaagaatctgATTACGATTTTAtctaa
- the RPB5 gene encoding DNA-directed RNA polymerase core subunit RPB5 (similar to Saccharomyces cerevisiae RPB5 (YBR154C); ancestral locus Anc_3.114), which translates to MDQENERNISRLWRTFRTVKEMVRDRGYFITQEEVDLSLEDFKAKYCDSMGRPQRKMMSFQSNPTEESIAKFPDMGSLWAEFCDEESVGVKTMKNFVIHIQEKNFQTGIFVYQTNVTPSAMKLVPSIPPATIETFHEASLVVNITHHELVPKHIKLSEEEKKELLKRYRLKESQLPRIQRADPVALYLGLKRGEVVKIIRKSETSGRYASYRICM; encoded by the coding sequence ATGGATCAAGAAAACGAAAGAAATATCTCGAGATTATGGAGAACTTTTAGAACCGTGAAGGAAATGGTTAGAGATAGAGGGTATTTCATTACCCAAGAAGAAGTTGACCTATCGTTGGAGGACTTCAAAGCGAAATATTGTGATTCAATGGGTAGACCACAACGTAAAATGATGTCATTCCAATCAAACCCAACAGAAGAATCTATAGCAAAATTTCCAGATATGGGTTCACTATGGGCTGAATTTTGCGATGAGGAATCAGTTGGTGTCAAAActatgaaaaatttcgTTATACATATTCAGGAAAAGAATTTCCAAACAGGTATTTTTGTCTATCAAACTAATGTCACTCCGAGTGCTATGAAGTTGGTCCCATCTATACCACCTGCTACTATCGAAACTTTCCATGAAGCTTCTTTAGTTGTTAATATTACACATCATGAATTAGTTCCTAAGCATATTAAGTTAAGTGAGgaagagaagaaagaaTTGTTGAAAAGATATAGATTAAAGGAATCACAATTACCAAGAATTCAAAGGGCTGATCCCGTTGCATTATATTTGGGTTTGAAAAGAGGTGAAGTCGTGAAGATTATCAGAAAGAGTGAAACTTCTGGTCGTTATGCAAGTTACAGAATATGTATGTGA
- the NDAI0A06920 gene encoding uncharacterized protein (similar to Saccharomyces cerevisiae ATG19 (YOL082W); ancestral locus Anc_3.120), with amino-acid sequence MMNRYPISLTYRDETVTRKTASKNLTPELLESLISQAFLIQKAFITKHVFWKKNDDDVQRPLTILDDFEKLRENHLTNHSSHLYIFDEVPTIESDGKGNDNNIIIHKSQLDDIIQAIQRLDDRTLHKEMEEFRSKATNEDDIFPSFNIQRGSDGCLRISIPPTNSTLSSFFSHITSEEELTKCIKNCLDHEKCLGTKNQEGTDGGTKHTKPEKTPPKTIM; translated from the coding sequence ATGATGAACAGATACCCAATCTCACTTACATACAGAGACGAAACTGTAACCAGGAAAACTGCATCTAAGAACCTTACTCCTGAACTTTTGGAATCATTGATCTCTCAAGCATTCTTAATACAAAAGGCTTTCATTACAAAACATGTCttttggaagaaaaatgatgatgatgttcAAAGACCATTAACGATCTTAGATGATTTCGAAAAATTACGTGAAAATCATCTAACAAATCATTCTAGTCATCTTTACATCTTTGATGAAGTTCCCACTATTGAATCAGATGGGAAAGggaatgataataatattataattcaTAAATCTCAATTGGATGATATCATCCAAGCTATTCAAAGATTAGATGATAGAACTTTACATAAGGAAATGGAAGAATTTAGGTCTAAAGCTacaaatgaagatgatatattcccttctttcaatattcaAAGAGGTTCAGATGGTTGTCTTCGAATTTCTATCCCTCCGACAAATTCTACATTAAGTTCTTTTTTCTCTCATATTACTAGTGAAGAAGAACTGACAAAATGTATTAAGAATTGTCTAGATCATGAAAAATGTTTAGGAACTAAAAATCAAGAAGGTACCGATGGTGGAACAAAGCATACTAAGCCAGAAAAAACCCCTCCAAAAACAATTATGTAA